From the Euphorbia lathyris chromosome 6, ddEupLath1.1, whole genome shotgun sequence genome, one window contains:
- the LOC136231974 gene encoding uncharacterized protein: MAEEGGEQKSNQAEEAQGHTFSSYLGLSFGLFLASLPTNSTSLIPNLHSQIRDLSFRLFQAEDQLKLMKSRRKEDSKANARVVEIFASHRNAWQAEEKRLLHQIDAATEELASLRATLEDFHSERGDWKAKIHDLEREVTEREEIIGFMSRNATSSNDFTGEGEEEEEEEEEEVSAGCGNSECYHGEEEDENVNFVYGQHHLQQQSIVGGFNSDFLAASASKFWSEKANLWQDMHYESLESLYHMKQFVPRRESPWKVDGESTGISSKLKLLEQELLKLENVGKTDPPKVLSQMKKQAKRYQALAGKIDDLCRRMQASDPCEATLSPEFRIQRQTEFLLEAFRLQQRASETSQKQMTLQTDMGKSGYGDEMEGQAKVTTRRSFDTVRNNMKEVQRNLEIWLARIIGDLEGILARDGASRAREFYGSRYPFVQ; this comes from the exons atggcagAGGAAGGCGGAGAACAAAAATCAAATCAGGCAGAAGAAGCACAGGGCCACACTTTCTCATCCTATTTAGGCCTTAGTTTTGGTCTCTTCTTGGCTTCCTTACCTACAAACTCCACCTCTTTAATACCAAACCTCCATTCCCAAATTAGAGACCTTTCTTTTCGTCTCTTTCAGGCCGAAGACCAGCTCAAGCTCATGAAATCTAGAAGAAAAGAGGATTCCAAGGCCAATGCCAGAGTTGTTGAGATCTTTGCTAGCCATAGGAATGCTTGGCAAGCTGAGGAGAAGCGCCTACTCCACCAGATCGACGCTGCCACTGAGGAGTTGGCTTCTCTTAGGGCTACACTTGAAGATTTTCACTCTGAGAGGGGAgattggaaagctaaaatacATGATTTGGAGAGAGAGGTTACGGAACGGGAGGAGATAATTGGGTTTATGTCTAGAAATGCTACTTCTTCTAATGATTTTACGGGGGagggggaggaggaggaggaagaagaagaagaagaagtttctGCCGGTTGTGGAAATAGCGAGTGTTATCATGGTGAAGAAGAAGACGAGAATGTCAATTTTGTTTACGGCCAACATCATCTTCAACAACAGTCAATTGTTGGGGGTTTCAATTCAGATTTCTTGGCTGCTTCTGCTTCTAAATTTTGGTCTGAGAAAGCCAATCTCTGGCAG GATATGCATTATGAGTCTCTGGAGTCACTCTATCATATGAAGCAATTTGTGCCAAG AAGGGAATCTCCATGGAAGGTCGATGGCGAATCAACAGGAATTTCCTCTAAATTAAAATTGCTTGAACAGGAACTCCTGAAATTGGAAAATGTTGGCAAAACTGATCCACCCAAGGTTCTGTCGCAAATGAAGAAGCAGGCCAAGAGGTATCAAGCTCTTGCAGGGAAGATTGATGACCTATGTAGAAGAATG CAAGCAAGTGATCCCTGTGAGGCCACACTGAGTCCGGAATTCCGCATACAAAGACAAACCGAGTTTTTGCTCGAAGCATTTCGACTTCAACAGCGTGCTTCCGAAACCTCACAAAAGCAAATGACATTGCAAACTGACATGGGGAAGAGTGGCTATGGGGATGAGATGGAGGGGCAAGCGAAAGTTACAACGAGACGTTCGTTTGACACGGTTAGAAATAACATGAAGGAAGTCCAAAGAAACTTGGAAATATGGTTGGCTAGAATAATAGGAGATCTGGAAGGGATTCTGGCGAGGGATGGAGCGTCAAGGGCAAGGGAGTTTTATGGATCTAGATATCCTTTTGTTCAATAG